ATAGTCGGATTCAGCCTCTTTTATTACCGGTTTTGTTGGTTCAGACAAGGTTTGAGTTCGAGTGGGTGCTGGTTGAGGAGGGGGGGCAGGTGTTTTTATTTTTTCCTTTTCTTCGACCAACTGAGTTTCCAATTGAGCTGCTTTTGCCGTTAAATTACGGACGTCCTGTTCAAACCGGGTTATTTGCTGTTTAAGTTGTGCATTTTCTTTCGCAAGCGCTTCAGTTTTCTGTTGTGCTAAATCGAGTTTCGACGGAGTAGGTGTAGCAGAACCCTCTTCGGTTGCTTCATCCGAAGATGCACATCCATTCAAAAAAAAGATGCCCGTGCAAAACGATGTAAAAATTACTAATATTGCAAACAACTTTTTCATACATCCTCCTTAAAATATATTGATGATGTTAATTTTTAGTCGAGCTAATTTATATAATATAGTATTTAAAGTCAAGTCAAAATCACTAAAAAGAGCTTTTTGTTATTAATACTCGATTTTAATATATTTTAAAAAAAGTTAAAGAATTTTTCGATGATTAAATCATTAATTACAATTATTTTTGTTCTGTTATTTTTAGGGGGATGCGGCAGCACAAAACCGGAAGTTACCCCGAAAACCGATTCAATTAATACAATCGACCGCGGAAAGGCATTGGATCATTTCGTGAATGGATCTATTTATGACCAAAAAGGCGATTATGCGAAGGCGGTTCTGGAGTATCAAGATGCATTAAGATACCATCGTGATGCGGCAATCTATTATGCATTATCGAAGAGTTATACAGCTCTCAGGAAATTTGATTTAGCAGCTCAAGCAGCAAGCGAAGCAATAAACTTAGAGCCCAAAAAGAAAGAATATTATACAAATCTTGCTGAAATTTATATTTCATCCGGTGCGTTCGATAGTGCAATAAAAACTTATGATAACTTAATTCAAATCGACTCGACTGATTTCAACGCTTGGTACAGTTTGGCTCGACTTCATCAGTTTACAAATCCATCGAAGGCAATTCAAATTTATAACAATATGGTTGAACGTTTCGGAGTTAGCTGGGAAGTTTCGATGCAACTAACCGAATTATACCGGATGATGGGAAAGATTGATGAAGCGATTTTAGAAATAATAAAATTACGCGCAATCGATTCCGGAAATATTGAACTTACAAAAGCATTGGCTGAAATGTATCTCGCCTCGGGAAAAAGCGATTCTGCACTTGTTTTGTTCAACGACATCATCGAACTGTTCCCAACCGATGTTGAAACAAGGGCGGCGCTTACACATCTTTATTTGCTGCAACAAGATTATATGAAAGCTGCAAGTCAGTTTGAT
The nucleotide sequence above comes from Bacteroidota bacterium. Encoded proteins:
- a CDS encoding tetratricopeptide repeat protein, yielding MKKLFAILVIFTSFCTGIFFLNGCASSDEATEEGSATPTPSKLDLAQQKTEALAKENAQLKQQITRFEQDVRNLTAKAAQLETQLVEEKEKIKTPAPPPQPAPTRTQTLSEPTKPVIKEAESDYQIALDFFKKKNYKEAITKLQGIIDGGARKDLEDNCYYWMGEANFGMKNYQAAIEFFEKVFNYKISEKKDDAAIMIANSHWEMGNKQEAIKEYKKFIEKFPASPYNKRAKSRISK